One stretch of Rosistilla oblonga DNA includes these proteins:
- a CDS encoding Sec-independent protein translocase subunit TatA/TatB — protein MTQLLGIGMPGLPEMMIILVILLVLFGGAKLPTLMRNLGRSANEFKHGLNDPVSEDSDKDKPAE, from the coding sequence ATGACACAGTTGCTTGGTATCGGTATGCCCGGATTGCCCGAAATGATGATCATTTTGGTGATCCTGCTGGTTCTATTCGGCGGGGCAAAGCTACCCACCTTGATGCGAAATCTTGGCCGCAGTGCCAACGAATTCAAGCATGGACTCAACGATCCGGTCTCCGAAGATTCCGACAAGGATAAGCCTGCAGAGTAG
- a CDS encoding Sec-independent protein translocase subunit TatA/TatB, whose protein sequence is MFGLSPFELVLFGVVAILLFGSKLPEVARSLGQSYNQFRRGLSDLQGQFKISEFTNPSPTPATKLEDYDEPEYSKPVAPKFTPPPAKSPSEE, encoded by the coding sequence ATGTTTGGTCTGAGTCCGTTTGAATTAGTACTCTTTGGCGTTGTCGCCATTCTGCTTTTTGGCAGTAAATTGCCCGAGGTGGCTCGTTCCTTGGGGCAGAGTTATAACCAGTTCCGCCGTGGGCTGAGCGATCTGCAGGGGCAATTTAAGATCAGCGAATTCACCAACCCGAGTCCTACTCCAGCGACTAAGTTGGAAGACTACGACGAACCCGAATACAGCAAACCGGTAGCTCCGAAATTTACGCCGCCGCCGGCTAAGAGCCCAAGCGAAGAGTAG
- a CDS encoding CPBP family intramembrane glutamic endopeptidase, whose product MMVLVVTVVRIIRPFRNKPFSKMDDPDLDDNFEPPVLESSDRFFMAAVGFEVGLGVVAVVVGSFLGPRANELVPPLSDVWAILWGVGLGALLALPMVAMVQGLQKLRIPQVEEINRLGRDRMLPLMENLSNWELAILSICAGVGEEMLFRGWLQTWITGSESEWSVTSMAIGIFVASLVFGLAHAITKLYVIVVFAMGILFGIMLVATGNLLVPIAAHAVFDFIQLKLAVSELKKEAAGGEVSAPK is encoded by the coding sequence ATGATGGTTCTTGTCGTGACCGTTGTGCGAATTATCCGACCTTTCCGCAACAAGCCGTTTTCCAAAATGGATGATCCCGATCTCGATGACAATTTCGAACCGCCAGTTCTGGAGTCGTCGGACCGCTTTTTTATGGCAGCTGTCGGATTTGAAGTTGGCCTAGGGGTTGTCGCTGTTGTCGTGGGGAGTTTTTTGGGCCCGAGAGCCAATGAATTGGTCCCGCCGCTTTCCGATGTGTGGGCAATTTTGTGGGGAGTTGGATTGGGGGCACTGTTGGCGCTGCCGATGGTCGCCATGGTCCAGGGGCTGCAGAAGTTGAGAATTCCGCAGGTCGAAGAAATCAATCGCTTGGGACGCGATCGGATGTTGCCCCTGATGGAGAATCTGTCCAACTGGGAGCTAGCGATTCTCTCGATTTGTGCCGGAGTCGGCGAGGAAATGCTGTTTCGCGGCTGGCTGCAGACGTGGATCACCGGCAGTGAATCGGAGTGGAGCGTTACTTCGATGGCGATCGGTATTTTTGTGGCATCGCTGGTCTTCGGATTGGCGCACGCAATCACCAAACTTTATGTGATCGTTGTCTTCGCGATGGGGATTCTGTTCGGAATCATGTTGGTGGCGACCGGGAATTTATTGGTTCCCATCGCGGCCCACGCGGTGTTCGACTTTATCCAGTTGAAGCTTGCCGTGAGCGAGTTGAAAAAAGAAGCCGCCGGCGGCGAAGTCTCCGCGCCAAAATAA
- a CDS encoding alkaline phosphatase family protein gives MNRVCLINVVGLTPRLAAHAPRISQLGSALPWQSPFPAVTCTSQATMLTGLPPRDHGIVGNGWYFRDTAEIRFWQQHNGLIQGEKFYEGVETAKMFWWFNQAAPVRWSCTPKPHYGCDGSKAFDVLDFTDCKLTDQLGPFPFFAFWGPGAGLASSQWIARATAAVMRKQKPQLSMVYLPHLDYDYQRFPDHDPQRVAEVDACAGEVIDAAEDIGAQVVVVSEYGLVPVNKAVMINQHLRRAGMLSVRNGPFGEMLMPGESRAFAVVDHQLAHIYVNDRSVLDEARKLLESIDGIASVVPPGDLQLDHPRSGELIAMSDPDAWFAYYYWLEDSQAPDFARCVDIHRKPGYDPCELFITSKARAGLRLAQKKMGMRYKMDVIPLDPSLVRGSHGLRPAAEDGPMILGPGSPPDQMTGLKNYLHQLLA, from the coding sequence TTGAATCGCGTCTGTCTCATCAATGTCGTCGGCTTAACCCCACGTCTGGCGGCTCACGCGCCGCGGATTTCGCAACTCGGCTCCGCTCTGCCTTGGCAGAGCCCATTTCCAGCGGTCACCTGCACTTCGCAGGCGACAATGTTGACCGGACTGCCGCCACGAGATCACGGTATCGTTGGCAACGGTTGGTATTTTCGAGACACAGCCGAGATTCGTTTTTGGCAGCAACACAACGGACTGATCCAAGGCGAGAAGTTTTACGAAGGTGTTGAAACCGCCAAGATGTTTTGGTGGTTCAATCAAGCTGCCCCTGTTCGCTGGAGCTGCACACCGAAACCGCATTACGGTTGCGATGGATCCAAAGCCTTTGACGTTTTGGATTTCACCGACTGCAAACTGACTGATCAGTTGGGACCGTTCCCCTTTTTCGCATTCTGGGGTCCGGGTGCTGGACTGGCATCGTCGCAGTGGATCGCTCGAGCGACCGCGGCGGTGATGCGGAAGCAGAAGCCCCAACTTTCGATGGTCTACCTACCTCACCTCGACTACGACTACCAAAGATTTCCCGATCACGATCCGCAGCGAGTCGCCGAAGTCGACGCTTGCGCCGGGGAAGTGATCGATGCAGCTGAAGATATCGGTGCCCAGGTAGTTGTCGTTTCCGAATATGGGCTGGTTCCCGTCAATAAAGCGGTGATGATCAATCAACATTTGCGGCGGGCGGGAATGTTGAGTGTTCGGAACGGGCCATTCGGCGAGATGTTGATGCCCGGTGAATCGCGAGCCTTTGCTGTCGTCGACCACCAACTTGCTCATATATATGTCAACGACCGATCGGTCCTCGATGAAGCCCGCAAACTTCTCGAATCGATCGATGGAATTGCCAGCGTCGTTCCCCCCGGCGATCTTCAGTTGGACCATCCGCGCAGCGGCGAATTGATCGCGATGTCGGATCCCGACGCCTGGTTTGCCTATTATTATTGGCTGGAAGATTCCCAGGCTCCCGATTTCGCGCGGTGTGTCGACATCCATCGCAAACCTGGTTACGACCCTTGCGAATTATTTATCACATCCAAAGCGCGAGCAGGATTGCGATTAGCGCAGAAGAAGATGGGGATGCGATACAAAATGGATGTGATCCCGCTGGATCCATCGCTTGTTCGGGGCAGTCACGGATTGCGACCGGCGGCCGAAGATGGGCCGATGATTTTGGGGCCCGGCTCTCCGCCCGACCAAATGACTGGATTGAAGAACTACCTTCACCAGCTGCTGGCGTAG
- a CDS encoding SLBB domain-containing protein: MKSLALFLSVWLGLAGLIGCSSTANYQASNLPQQLAAPKTVNAKKIDMTALAGTVQPADRLTPGDAVILTVATGIEQEKPPEWTLRVAEDGSLNVPLVGPVAVAGMRLTDAEKLLAFESVRRGVYVSPNVTLRIEQRRAHHVTVLGAVNKPQTYELPAGGSDLMTAISMAEGFSENANTIAQIRHPPGTGVRLAAMAQTQQVAYPNAPVPPPVPDQFELDLLRLDEVPENHRQLVDGSVVMIYEKPERYINVTGLVRQSDMIEMPKDGDMRLMDAISQAGGLSESLADKVKIIRKRPDDSEVVIEASIRDAMKGGPANLRLAPNDLVSVEETPLTYTLGTIKTFIRFGFSSAVPGI, from the coding sequence ATGAAATCTCTGGCTCTCTTTCTATCGGTCTGGCTCGGTCTGGCCGGCTTGATCGGCTGTAGTTCGACCGCGAACTACCAAGCTTCGAACTTGCCCCAGCAGCTGGCAGCACCGAAAACGGTTAACGCCAAAAAGATCGACATGACGGCGCTCGCCGGTACGGTTCAACCCGCCGACCGGCTTACCCCCGGCGATGCGGTGATCCTCACCGTGGCAACCGGCATCGAACAGGAGAAGCCACCCGAATGGACGCTCCGTGTCGCCGAAGACGGTTCACTCAATGTTCCGCTTGTTGGCCCGGTCGCCGTCGCCGGGATGCGATTGACCGATGCCGAAAAACTGCTCGCGTTTGAATCGGTTCGACGCGGGGTTTACGTTTCGCCCAACGTCACGCTGCGCATCGAACAACGCCGTGCGCACCACGTCACGGTCTTGGGAGCCGTCAACAAACCACAAACTTATGAACTGCCCGCCGGCGGAAGCGATCTTATGACCGCGATTAGCATGGCGGAAGGTTTCAGCGAAAACGCAAATACGATCGCGCAGATCCGCCATCCACCTGGGACCGGCGTCCGGTTGGCTGCGATGGCCCAAACCCAACAGGTGGCGTACCCCAACGCCCCCGTCCCACCGCCGGTTCCCGATCAGTTCGAACTCGACCTGTTGCGGTTAGACGAAGTCCCCGAGAACCATCGACAACTGGTCGACGGTAGCGTGGTGATGATTTACGAGAAACCGGAACGCTATATCAACGTGACGGGATTGGTTCGCCAATCCGACATGATCGAGATGCCCAAAGATGGGGATATGCGGTTGATGGATGCGATCAGCCAAGCCGGCGGTTTGAGCGAGTCGCTGGCAGACAAAGTTAAAATCATTCGCAAGCGTCCCGATGATTCGGAGGTCGTGATCGAAGCTTCGATCCGTGACGCCATGAAGGGGGGACCCGCGAACCTCCGACTGGCTCCTAACGACTTGGTGAGTGTTGAAGAGACGCCGCTGACCTATACTTTGGGAACCATCAAAACCTTCATCCGGTTCGGCTTCAGTTCCGCAGTCCCAGGTATCTAG
- a CDS encoding TlpA disulfide reductase family protein, producing MFKSCFERTAASLIGLCFFAGSSVAADPSAKDALSDAISPVQKDVDYARVKADEIADCRVQSTKESGWAGWYVLGPSGEKLRRFADTNNDKQIDLWCYYLGGVEVYRDIDSDFNGKADQYRWLGTAGSRWGIDKDEDGTVDSWKSISAEETTQELIRAIATKDAQRFNRLMLSSAELDQIDLPSEMSGRLERKLGDAKSGFQTLVNKQTSIGSGAKWQHFIASQPGAVTQVVSNDSDQDLLVYENVVAMYEGDTAGKAGQLLVGTLVRVGNAWRVIDVPQLLDNNEGVAQNGGFFFSAPGAAPNMPAESVAGNESMQKLVAQMESIEEKLRSASSAAAKSALYDDQAKVLEALISSARDANESGMWIRQMAETISAAIHGGEYENGLVRLDRLRRSIPAANKELAAFVTFEYINADYGLKLQKPDADFAKIQEEKIKALTDFVAEYPTSDESAKAMMDLALSKEFENEDKAAVAWYGKVIANFASSPEAAKAQGAIRRLDAIGNTLPLKGTTIDGRAFDLSRYRGRPVVIHYWATWCETCKQDMKLFRKLQAQYAKENVEFIGINVDTVKSSAQDYLRENASVVNWPQLFDEGGLESSPLANILGVQTLPTTIVIDKQGKIAKTNVIATELEDEIKSIVR from the coding sequence ATGTTTAAGAGTTGTTTTGAAAGGACGGCGGCATCGCTGATCGGCCTATGTTTTTTTGCCGGCAGCTCGGTTGCTGCGGACCCGAGTGCAAAAGATGCCCTCAGCGATGCGATCTCCCCGGTGCAAAAGGATGTCGATTACGCTCGGGTGAAAGCCGATGAAATCGCCGATTGCCGGGTGCAGAGCACGAAAGAGTCCGGCTGGGCGGGATGGTATGTGTTGGGCCCCTCGGGCGAGAAGCTGCGTCGGTTCGCCGATACTAATAATGACAAACAGATCGACCTGTGGTGCTATTACCTCGGTGGCGTCGAAGTCTATCGCGACATCGACTCGGATTTTAATGGCAAAGCCGACCAGTATCGCTGGCTCGGAACCGCCGGTTCGCGTTGGGGAATCGACAAAGACGAAGATGGCACTGTCGATTCGTGGAAATCGATCTCAGCCGAAGAGACGACGCAGGAGTTGATCCGCGCGATCGCGACCAAAGACGCTCAGCGGTTTAACCGTCTAATGTTAAGTTCGGCCGAGCTGGACCAGATCGATCTGCCGAGCGAAATGTCGGGGCGACTGGAACGCAAGCTGGGCGACGCCAAGTCGGGATTCCAGACGCTTGTCAATAAACAGACCTCGATCGGTTCGGGAGCGAAGTGGCAGCACTTTATTGCTTCGCAGCCCGGCGCGGTGACTCAGGTGGTCAGCAACGACTCCGACCAGGATCTGCTGGTCTATGAAAATGTCGTCGCGATGTACGAAGGGGATACCGCTGGAAAAGCGGGCCAGTTGTTGGTTGGGACGCTGGTTCGCGTCGGCAACGCGTGGCGCGTGATCGATGTCCCTCAGTTGTTGGACAATAATGAAGGGGTTGCTCAGAACGGCGGCTTTTTCTTCTCGGCTCCTGGCGCGGCGCCTAATATGCCGGCCGAGAGCGTGGCTGGGAACGAGAGCATGCAAAAGTTGGTCGCTCAGATGGAGTCGATCGAGGAAAAGCTGCGATCGGCGAGTTCGGCCGCGGCCAAGTCGGCTCTCTATGACGACCAAGCCAAGGTTTTGGAGGCGTTGATCTCCAGCGCTCGCGATGCCAACGAATCGGGGATGTGGATTCGCCAGATGGCTGAAACGATCAGTGCGGCGATCCACGGTGGCGAATACGAAAACGGATTGGTCCGGCTGGATCGGCTGCGTCGTTCGATTCCCGCAGCCAATAAAGAGCTCGCTGCGTTTGTGACGTTTGAATACATCAACGCCGATTACGGCCTGAAGCTGCAGAAGCCCGATGCCGACTTTGCCAAGATTCAGGAGGAGAAGATCAAAGCGTTGACCGATTTCGTCGCCGAATATCCAACCTCCGACGAATCGGCCAAAGCGATGATGGATCTGGCGCTCAGCAAAGAGTTCGAGAACGAAGACAAGGCTGCGGTCGCTTGGTATGGCAAGGTGATCGCAAACTTTGCTTCGTCCCCCGAAGCCGCCAAGGCGCAAGGTGCGATTCGCCGGCTCGATGCGATCGGCAATACGCTGCCCCTTAAAGGAACCACGATCGATGGCCGTGCTTTTGATCTGAGTCGCTACCGCGGTCGGCCGGTCGTGATCCATTACTGGGCCACGTGGTGCGAGACATGCAAGCAGGACATGAAATTGTTCCGCAAGTTGCAGGCTCAATACGCTAAGGAAAACGTCGAGTTCATCGGAATCAACGTCGATACGGTCAAATCGTCGGCGCAGGACTACCTTCGCGAAAACGCGTCGGTCGTGAACTGGCCGCAATTGTTCGACGAAGGAGGACTCGAATCGAGCCCGCTGGCGAACATTTTGGGCGTACAAACGTTGCCGACGACAATCGTGATCGACAAGCAGGGCAAAATTGCCAAAACAAATGTGATCGCGACCGAATTGGAAGACGAAATCAAGAGTATCGTTCGCTGA
- a CDS encoding EF-hand domain-containing protein — MFSRQALIGSLACLLAIIASDGWSQPPFGRGGGDRGGDRGDRGGDRGGRGGRGGGDPSSFIDRLDRNGNGMIDTDEMQGPAKYMIDRMARENPKIDSSKPISLDALKQGFEKMRGQRDSGRGSDRGSDRDRGRDRDQERREVDEAMEVDQLVMGFEPEAPADPVPGFGSVGELFAVRVTPGDERTAAERMGRYDRNKNGYLDKEEMSGNWFGNPLDFDRNGDGRLSPAELAVRYARRRVAEEEVKEERSRRESKREPEKKPASDEDPFGGRKSYRRIAAESDAGLPGWFNERDSNRDGQVMMAEYASVWNDDLISDFFKFDLNSDGVITASECYSAVESGVSPGSSVSSSSSTSSRSESAMTSTTSKPAAAATPAAAGSGAALDPKYVGYAKRIIERSDKNKDGVLTAAEWKDMLLDISPADANKDARITVEEYASWLKAKSTR, encoded by the coding sequence ATGTTCTCTCGACAAGCTCTCATCGGTTCGTTGGCTTGCCTGCTCGCCATCATCGCCTCCGACGGATGGTCTCAACCGCCATTTGGTCGAGGCGGTGGCGATCGTGGTGGGGACCGCGGTGATCGAGGTGGTGACCGCGGCGGGCGTGGTGGCCGAGGCGGAGGCGATCCCTCCAGCTTCATCGACCGGCTCGATCGCAACGGCAACGGTATGATCGATACCGATGAAATGCAGGGCCCCGCGAAATACATGATCGACCGGATGGCTCGCGAGAATCCCAAGATCGATTCGTCCAAACCGATCTCGTTGGACGCGTTGAAACAGGGATTCGAAAAGATGCGCGGCCAGCGTGATTCGGGGCGCGGCAGCGACCGTGGCAGCGATCGCGATCGCGGAAGAGACCGCGACCAAGAACGCCGCGAAGTCGATGAGGCGATGGAAGTCGATCAGCTGGTGATGGGGTTCGAACCCGAAGCTCCCGCCGATCCCGTGCCAGGATTTGGTAGCGTGGGTGAATTATTTGCCGTCCGCGTGACTCCCGGCGATGAACGAACCGCAGCCGAACGGATGGGACGCTACGACCGCAACAAAAACGGCTACCTCGACAAAGAGGAGATGAGCGGAAACTGGTTCGGCAATCCGCTGGACTTCGACCGCAACGGCGACGGCCGCCTTTCCCCCGCGGAACTTGCCGTCCGCTACGCCCGCCGACGCGTGGCCGAAGAGGAGGTGAAGGAGGAACGTAGTCGCAGGGAATCGAAGCGCGAACCGGAAAAGAAACCGGCCAGCGACGAAGATCCCTTCGGCGGCCGGAAATCCTATCGCCGGATCGCTGCCGAATCCGATGCTGGCCTGCCCGGCTGGTTCAATGAACGCGATAGCAATCGCGACGGGCAAGTCATGATGGCCGAATACGCTTCGGTCTGGAACGACGATCTGATCAGCGACTTCTTCAAATTCGACCTCAATTCCGATGGCGTGATCACCGCCAGCGAATGTTACAGCGCCGTCGAATCGGGAGTGTCGCCAGGAAGCAGCGTCTCCAGCAGTTCCAGCACGTCGTCCCGTTCGGAGTCCGCGATGACGTCGACCACCAGCAAACCGGCCGCCGCGGCAACGCCTGCCGCCGCTGGTTCCGGCGCCGCGTTGGATCCCAAATATGTTGGCTATGCCAAACGGATCATCGAACGCAGCGACAAGAACAAAGACGGCGTGCTGACGGCGGCGGAATGGAAGGACATGCTGTTGGACATCTCCCCCGCAGACGCCAACAAAGACGCTCGGATCACCGTCGAAGAATACGCCAGCTGGTTGAAGGCGAAGTCGACGCGTTAA
- a CDS encoding aminotransferase class III-fold pyridoxal phosphate-dependent enzyme, with translation MDRLDPGFTHVENTLSTLLRERTGYAIADLDRDATFMELGFDSLFLIQLSQEIKQRFSVKVSFRQLIEEVTSVDALIAHLVDQMPAPAAAPAPEMPAPVTHPAAAEPVAEPTPQPEPVATPAAPVVEAQPAAPTAPVVAAVAPPQPAAAMIPTPPQPLPATPVTPIAAPAAPVTYSGPVASVSGVEQIILQHNALMASHLAMLTGQPMPASPVMPAATIPAPQPIAAPQPASQPIAAAPAAPAPSPTAVDAGASQSCASNNGQACASDAPAAIAPAPKPVNKFERFGPYKPVRKGTNNGLTDQQQQHLNQFMDRFTRRTAKSRQHAQTHRDHFADPRGVAGYRRIWKSMVYQIAVERSKGSKLWDIDGNQYVDIAMGFGLNLFGQSPDFVTKALHEQLDRGVEVGPQSAIAGEVAQLLCDFSRKERATFCCTGSEAVMAALRLARTVTGKSKFVYFNKDYHGNFDQVLCRSSRIGDRRISSPAAPGVPQTFADNAIVLDYGTPEALQVLEQRSDEIAAVLIEPVQSADPFLQPKEFLQAIRRITREKNMAMIMDEVITGFRAAQGGAQEWFDVWADMSTYGKILGGGMPIGALAGSRKYMDALDGGTWKFEDDSEPEADMTFFAGTFVRHPLGLAAAHQVLMKLKEEGPALQRQLTDKTTRLVQTLNAFFEREQFPIRVAQFASQFRFMFPPDLEYADMLYFHMLDRGVFTRGWGDNCFLSTEHSDEDIAHVINAVQESCLEIRRGGFFPDPVAASDVCESDEKKKSIATQASSVALPAVSSPASDSWISTLVEIQPEGDRTPLFCTPAADGLTMIYHALADHLGEDQPLYGLNSPGVLGLPIADTLEEFAAGLVREIREVQPHGPYLLAGYCSGGTVALEIAQQLTAAGEQVAMLAMIETYNWLTAPSTNPTTATKLSYGRQRVEFHLRNFLLLNSQEKRLFLSSKLHSLGVRTKVWRGSIARLFSKKKPRRIGATVNMADLWRQHDAICEAYVPKPYPGRIVHFRPRRDYKCHLGAELEAVEGAEYHRMEAYPAGLMVDPFVRQLAVKIEQSIDEGLAMLQPPQSTPAPEYAAIGQQ, from the coding sequence ATGGATCGACTTGACCCCGGTTTTACCCACGTTGAAAACACGCTTTCGACACTGCTGCGCGAGCGGACCGGTTATGCAATCGCAGATCTCGATCGCGACGCGACCTTCATGGAACTCGGCTTCGATTCGTTGTTCCTGATCCAATTGAGCCAAGAGATCAAGCAGCGGTTTTCGGTCAAGGTCTCGTTCCGCCAGTTGATCGAAGAGGTCACGTCGGTCGATGCGTTGATCGCCCACTTGGTCGATCAAATGCCTGCCCCCGCAGCAGCTCCCGCTCCCGAAATGCCGGCACCAGTCACCCACCCTGCCGCCGCAGAACCAGTCGCGGAACCAACACCACAACCGGAACCTGTGGCGACACCTGCAGCCCCGGTGGTCGAAGCACAACCAGCCGCGCCGACGGCTCCTGTGGTTGCCGCGGTAGCGCCGCCGCAACCCGCCGCGGCGATGATCCCAACGCCACCGCAACCGTTGCCAGCGACACCCGTCACTCCGATCGCAGCCCCTGCCGCACCGGTCACCTACAGCGGCCCCGTGGCCAGCGTCAGCGGAGTCGAACAGATCATCCTGCAACACAACGCATTGATGGCTTCTCATTTGGCGATGCTCACCGGGCAACCAATGCCCGCCAGCCCCGTGATGCCGGCGGCAACGATTCCCGCGCCGCAGCCCATCGCGGCGCCGCAGCCCGCATCACAACCGATCGCCGCCGCACCGGCAGCCCCCGCCCCGTCGCCAACTGCCGTCGACGCCGGCGCCAGCCAAAGCTGCGCGTCTAACAACGGGCAAGCTTGCGCTAGCGACGCTCCCGCGGCGATCGCCCCGGCTCCCAAGCCTGTCAACAAATTCGAACGCTTTGGTCCCTACAAACCGGTTCGCAAAGGGACCAACAACGGTTTGACCGACCAACAGCAACAGCACCTGAATCAATTCATGGACCGCTTCACGCGGCGGACCGCCAAATCGCGTCAGCACGCTCAAACGCACCGCGATCACTTTGCCGATCCGCGCGGCGTGGCGGGATACCGCCGGATCTGGAAATCGATGGTCTATCAGATCGCTGTCGAACGCTCCAAGGGTTCCAAGCTGTGGGACATCGACGGCAACCAATACGTCGACATCGCGATGGGCTTCGGATTGAACCTGTTCGGCCAATCACCCGACTTCGTCACCAAAGCGTTGCACGAACAATTGGATCGCGGAGTAGAAGTTGGCCCGCAGTCGGCGATCGCTGGCGAAGTCGCTCAATTGTTGTGCGACTTCTCGCGAAAAGAACGCGCCACCTTCTGCTGCACCGGCTCCGAAGCTGTCATGGCGGCGCTGCGATTGGCCCGCACCGTGACCGGCAAATCGAAGTTCGTCTACTTTAATAAGGACTACCACGGCAACTTCGACCAAGTCTTGTGTCGATCCAGCCGGATCGGCGACCGCCGCATCTCCTCCCCCGCCGCTCCCGGAGTCCCTCAAACGTTTGCCGACAACGCGATCGTGCTGGATTACGGAACGCCCGAAGCCCTGCAGGTGCTCGAACAGCGATCCGATGAGATCGCCGCGGTGCTGATCGAACCGGTCCAGAGTGCCGATCCGTTTTTGCAGCCCAAGGAATTCCTGCAAGCGATTCGCCGGATCACTCGCGAAAAGAACATGGCGATGATCATGGACGAAGTGATCACCGGATTCCGAGCCGCTCAAGGCGGAGCTCAAGAATGGTTCGATGTCTGGGCCGACATGTCGACCTACGGCAAGATCCTCGGCGGCGGAATGCCGATCGGCGCGTTGGCCGGTTCGCGAAAATACATGGATGCCCTGGATGGCGGCACGTGGAAGTTCGAAGACGATTCGGAACCCGAAGCCGACATGACCTTCTTCGCCGGCACATTTGTCCGGCACCCGCTGGGCTTGGCTGCGGCGCATCAAGTGCTGATGAAGCTGAAAGAGGAAGGGCCCGCGCTGCAACGACAACTGACCGACAAGACGACGCGTCTGGTCCAAACGCTAAACGCATTTTTTGAACGCGAACAGTTCCCGATCCGCGTCGCTCAATTCGCTTCGCAGTTCCGATTCATGTTCCCGCCCGATCTGGAATACGCCGACATGTTGTATTTCCACATGTTGGATCGCGGCGTCTTCACTCGCGGCTGGGGAGACAACTGTTTCCTCTCGACCGAACATTCCGATGAAGATATCGCGCACGTGATCAATGCGGTTCAGGAGAGCTGCTTGGAGATCCGCCGCGGCGGTTTCTTCCCCGATCCCGTTGCCGCGTCGGACGTTTGCGAGTCCGACGAAAAAAAAAAGTCGATAGCGACGCAGGCTAGCAGCGTCGCTTTACCAGCGGTCAGCTCGCCCGCCAGCGATTCTTGGATCTCGACGCTCGTCGAGATCCAGCCCGAAGGGGATCGCACGCCGCTGTTCTGCACTCCCGCCGCCGATGGATTGACGATGATCTATCACGCGTTGGCCGATCATTTGGGAGAAGACCAGCCGCTGTATGGCTTAAATTCGCCCGGCGTCTTGGGGCTGCCGATCGCCGATACGTTGGAAGAGTTTGCCGCCGGATTGGTGCGGGAAATTCGCGAAGTCCAACCGCACGGCCCCTATCTATTGGCCGGCTATTGTTCCGGCGGCACTGTTGCGCTCGAGATCGCCCAACAATTGACCGCCGCTGGCGAACAGGTCGCGATGCTCGCAATGATCGAGACCTACAACTGGCTGACCGCTCCATCGACCAATCCGACCACGGCGACGAAACTCAGCTACGGCCGCCAACGCGTTGAATTCCATTTGCGGAACTTCCTGCTGCTGAACTCGCAGGAAAAACGGCTGTTCCTGTCGTCCAAGCTCCACTCGCTGGGCGTCCGCACCAAGGTTTGGCGGGGTTCGATCGCGCGATTGTTCTCGAAAAAGAAACCGCGGCGGATCGGGGCGACCGTCAACATGGCCGATCTGTGGCGACAGCACGACGCGATTTGCGAAGCGTATGTTCCCAAGCCCTACCCGGGGCGGATCGTCCATTTCCGGCCCCGCCGCGATTACAAATGCCATCTCGGAGCGGAACTGGAAGCTGTCGAAGGAGCGGAATATCACCGCATGGAAGCTTACCCGGCCGGCCTGATGGTCGATCCGTTTGTGCGGCAATTGGCAGTGAAAATCGAGCAATCGATCGACGAAGGGCTCGCGATGCTGCAACCGCCGCAGAGCACTCCCGCCCCCGAATATGCAGCCATCGGCCAGCAATAG